AGTAATTTATGAGAGTAGACTCACATGATCAATGAATATGTATGTTTTCTAGGACATTCTGTATGTGACTTAAAACAAGGTGAAGAAGCAGTTAAAAATGGAGCAACATTTATAACTCATTTATTCAATGCTATGCTACCGGTATGTTGAGTCATCTTTGTTCTATATTTTTAGTACAATTAAGAATTATGCTAgattcaaaaatcataattttataacatgCATAATTAAATTGATTTAATGTTGTTTTTGTTGTATACATCTAGTTCCATCATCGTGATCCAGGTCTAGTGGGATTGCTGGCATCTGATCAAATACCACTGGGCACAAGTGTGCATTTTGGAATAATAGCTGATGGAGTTCATACTCATCCAGCAGCTCTAAGAATTGCATATCGTATTCACCCAAAAGGTATGTACTCTTTCTGTTTGttacattaaaatttgtttttataaagtatttattgatatttttttcccAAAATAGGCCTTGTACTTGTCACTGATGCCATTTCTGCTCTTGGTCTTCAAGAAGGAATTCACCAGTTGGGTCAATTCAATATTGAAGTAAGAAATAATAAGGCTTACATTGCAGGCACAGATACATTGTGTGGTAGTATAGCTGATATGTCAGAATGCGTAAGATTCTTCCAAAAAGCTACGGGTAAGTTATATTCttaacaattttcaaaatatatttgaatgTAGACAAACTATGGTTGAAGAtgttttatgcattttttttataaatattctaaTTCTCTAAAATCTCTCCAAAGTCTAAATTGTTTACgattcatttataaaattcttGATAAACTCTTAAGTTGTTAAAGGGGATCATCtttatttataagtttatgaAATGACCACACTTGTTTGCATTATCTTGACAgtctaataaaataaaatgaaattgtcgctttaatttcagattgtTCAATAGTTGAAGCTTTAGAAGCTGCAACCTTGCATCCAGCAAAAGCACTGGAAATAGAAACGGTGAAGGGAGTTTTGAATTTTGGAGCAGATGCTGACTTTGTGTTACTTGATAAGAATTTACAAGTGTTATCAACGTGGATCGCTGGCGACTGCGTGTaccaaaattctaaaaatgttgaaaaaaacaattctTAAATAATGTTCAATAATTATAACcagattttatatttttttaatcacatAGCTTTGGAAAAAGCTAAAAACTCAAAGGGGCTGTGAAATTCTTGATGGCCAAATATCTATCACGTACATACCAATACTGCCaataacattattattaatgagccgtatatttatgtgcatttataacaaattaacTATGTATATGTATGATACATATTTCTTCACTCAGGTGCAATATAAATAATTCGTTACGTACTAATCAACGTAATGGTTTTGTTGGTACAACTTGCGtcgattaatattttaaacaagatatattttatacaaatgtgtgtatgtatttgttgtatatacaCGACAGatctataaattttaataaattgacAAATTGCAATTTCggtaaaaatattgttttattaatgTAATACAAAATAAGGGAGGTGCCTTTTACAAAAAGTGGTCTTAATTGTTAGAATActttacaaaaaaagtaaatctTCTTATTCTGATAACAAGCAAAGTATAAAAGTTTCTAAATCTTTAAATGAACAAGAATGTATTTTGAGAACTGTATTGATATACCAACTGTATATGGATCAGCAAGAatgaaaatgatatttttagcATCACTAGAAAGCTCTTAGATCTCTGTTGGACTGCCTTTTAGGAACATTCAGCTATGTGTAAGCTGGCAATATACTTCTGATCATTGAAAgctattttcaattaatcaaCGTAACAAACAATTCGATAAAATtaacaatataaatatatatttcgcAGTCTAAATAACACAGTTTGCTTagctgcaaaaataaaatgtaaaatacaattcaattattaaattcaaaacttaagcaatattaaataattttagtagACTGCATCTTTTAAGTTACAAATGTAAGGTGAGTGCCTTATACCAAAAGTGTGAGCTGGAGGAACATCCAAAACCacctgaaaaagaaaattcacaTCTACATGAGGAATAAAAATCATCATTTAAAAATGAACATTTACAGAACGATGGATAtaatttgtaacatttttatacaaaaagcCAATTTGAAGCatttacaaaagaaaaacgaatttGGAAAAACACTCACTTTTTCGGGGCAGTGCGCACCGGGTCCGGGAATCTGTGAGTGATCGTTCGGTGTCTGATAGCGCGCGCTGATGCTGTAGGCAGGACTCTTTGATCGCACGGCGTCCGATTTTATGGACTCGTAGGAACCAGGTCCCGGAACCAGGACCCGATCGTCGGTAAAAACTTTCTGCCTCCCGGAAATTGAGAAGGCAGGAGCCGTTTTGATGTTGCTCTCCTTCGTTCCACCAAGAGATGAAGGTATGTTGTAAACATTCGGAGCTAAATAATGATGATTACActcattaaataataataataataataataataatggtgACATTATTGTTGTTAATAGTTTATAGGTTTGAAAAGTTCAAATTCACTCAATTTTCATTACGTTGGGTATTGAAATTATCAATAAGACAGAATGTGGAGGACAAATGAATTTGTAATCAAACCGCAGTTTATTAAAAGTTTGTATATCCTTAATAcctttcttattttatttcatattttttaaacgtaataattattattgttatgtTAATTTTTGCTTGAAAACAGAATCAGTTTTTAGTCATTATTTGAGtaccattttaatttttttaatgttatttgtaatgtattatttatagtatattataattgcattatttatcataaaaatattatgcatagttatatagaaatatttattaattataccATGCACAGCGATCCTTAACGCTTTTTACATACTCTCTTCTTTCATCCTTCATAGCTTACAACAATTTTACATgttatatttacaatatacatagttatattttatacagTTAATAGTTCAGATTACCACATTGCTATAGAACACATTATGTGCGAAGATATATTAAGGTTTACGTCATGCATTGCGTAAATTGGGAGTGCAAAGATAcgtgaaaaatatattattaaaagtgtATAAGTATATGTACTATAGAGTGATAATAtgttaaaatgaaaatttcgtCTTTACCGGGAACATTTTCAGTGTCTGTGATGGATGTTTTTAAACCGAATGAATAGCTATATGCTGTTTGCAAGATTGACATAGCTTTTTCTGGACAGTACTGTCCTGGGCCTTGAGAAgataagatttttatttttatttatcaatgtCAGTATTTTCAATTTCTGCTATAACGCGAGCGCCTATACTCGATTTAACAAACCTGGCATATTATTTCTGTCAAGCGACTCAACTTTGAGTCCGAAACTATATTGTGGCGTATTATCTAACTTCACGTTTTCTGGGCTGTACGCTCCAGGAGCTACATTATATcacgtataataaaaatattataataatcaattgataaattaatattcattaaaGTATTCATACCTGGAACATCATTCGGTTTTTCTGGATGATGCTTGCTACTTAAACTGTAACTTGGACCTTTATCTAATCTTACTTTTTCTGGACTATACGTTCCAGGTGCTAAACATATCGTATATAATTGGTATCAAATATCATTTAGACCCatacaattttaattaatcaatttttacctGGAATATTGTCGGTTTTATCGAGGGACGTTCGGCGGCCAAAGCTGTATTGCGGGGAACTAGCAATAATAACCTTCTCTGGACAATATGTTCCTGGAGCTAAAAAagttattcaaaatttatttgctCTGTAATGTATGTTAGTCTATATTTTGTGCATATGTTAAATTTATGCGCACCAGGAATATCATTTGGCTTCTCAGTTTGCGCTTTTATTCCAAAAGTATATTGGGGCGATTTATCAAGATTCATTTTTTCTGGGCTGTATGTTCCAGGAGCTGTAGCGATAACATTGATgatgtattattttattaaaatatttgcgGTAAAAGTGAAGAAAATTACGCAACACTAACGCTAAAAGTCTTATAAGTTATATCtggtaaaatttttgtaaataacaaTGTTTTGCAACATGTATTATTTTTGTGTTATGTTagtttatatacatataagaaGCATTAATCCAAGTTATAATTCTGATTGTATTTGCAATTTGCATTAGTGATTCAaagcattatttattttttaatatttatatgtatagttATCCTTTTAATATTGcggcacaaaaaaaattttcccaGTTCCCTAGTAGAAAATTGACCCTATTTCTGGACAGATTTTTTGGCCAATGCGTGGCAAACTAAAGTATTGTCAGAAATTCGGTTCAGAGTATTTCAAGTACTTTCTAGATAAAACTCATTTTAACGCGCGTTGACCAGAAATTCTGCCCAAAAATAGGGTCCATTTTCTGACATTTATAAGAATTATTCAATACATTTTATTAAGGATCAGTATAAACACCTTTACCTGGAAAATTGTTAATCTTATGCAGAGGTTTTCTGTTACCAAAGCTATAATGAGGTATGTGTTCCAGATTTTTAATCCTCTCGGGGAAATAATGAGCAGGGCCTAGTATAAGTTAATCAGGCGTCATAATTAAGTTCCTGGagaagaaaattatttccaCCCACTAGATTGTCTAGTACTACCGCTACACCACTAAAATTCGCTTTTTTTTGCATATTCTTTATAGTTTATACCTGGATTGTTATTGGGTTTTTCGGATGGAGCTTTTCCTGATATACTAAATTGAGGTCCTTTGTCTAAATTTACTTTTTCGGGACTGTACGTTCCTGGTgctaaattttgttttgaaaaatatgattAAATTCGATTATCAAGCATATTTTGACTGCAGCTAGGTTTCTCAAAAAAAGCTAACAGCTACAACGAATAAGCAAGTACCAAAACTAATCTATATCACCAATCAATACAATATCAGTGCCattaatactataatacatgtttaaatttcaaaatctaaagtaattaatatttaaactAATAATATTGTACTCACACTGACAAGGATTTTAACTTTGAAGCTTTACCATGTAATGAATCATTGCATAATTTAATCtcgttacaaaaattaaatctattatttattacaatgTTGTACAAACCTGGCGAATCAGTTGGCTTTTCAGACTGATGTTTACCGCTAATACTGAACTTTGGACCCTTATCAAGATTTACTTTTTCTGGGCAATATGCATCAGGAGctattcaaaaaatatatttcgttaagaaaaaataacacgaaatcgtatattttatatcaaagATAATGAATGCAATTTACCTGGCGTATCACTGGGTTTTTCATAACGAGCTCTACCACTCAAAGTATATTCAGGTCCTTTGTGAAGATTTACTTTTTCTGGGGCATAGCTACCAGGTGCTAAATAAGGATTGTGTAAATTATAGTAAATTACATTCTCATTCTGATACTATTTTAAAATAGTGCACAACAAGTACCTGGATTAGTATTTGGTTTTTCAGGAGATGCTTTTCCACTAAGACTGTATTGAGGTCCTTTATTAAGATTTACTTTTTCTGGACTATAAACTCCAGGTGCTAAAATATTATCttacgctatatatatatatatatatatatatatatatatatacacacatatttcAATAGTAcaaaaagtataaatcaaaataaattattggaGTCTGCTagcttcaaaataaaaaaaaatagagaatacaaggaagtttaaaaaattttaaactatatgtcttcttttattattaaaaattagatTATTTTGTATGAGTACTAAGAGATGAAAAATGGTTTTAGATGGATTTTAGATTACACGAACATTAAAGTaattaaaaacattgaaaGCCTACACTTAAGTTATATGCTTTTTATCTATAAATATCTAATAGTGAATTATTGGCACATACAAAAAGATTAGATAACCGTGTAGACGTATGTACTTTATTGATTTCTTAATAAAAGCTTATTTACCTGGAGTATCACTAGGCTTATCTGTTGAATGTTTCACGCCAAAACTATATTGAGGAGtatgatttaaatttactttttctggACAATATGTTCCTGGCGCTGTAAttgttgtaaattttaattataataaaagtaatattaGAATTGAACTGGGATATGCAATATAGGTCAATTTAAGTTACCCGGGACGTCATTTGGTTTTTCCGAGGGACCTTTGCCACTTAAACT
The DNA window shown above is from Nasonia vitripennis strain AsymCx chromosome 3 unlocalized genomic scaffold, Nvit_psr_1.1 chr3_random0004, whole genome shotgun sequence and carries:
- the LOC100680341 gene encoding mucin-1 isoform X1, yielding MGGLTQRPWTPTKRRGPIAAEFVTPGPACVTLPPLIGKTMTDSKKGRAPAFSFGSRHSNKNGSPGPGPGQYNISGLSAKGKDVAPALSLHGRTKSGKIETTPAPGDYDPQKAEKIISDNSPKFSFGIKTQIEKVNHTPAPGDYNAVVKLDHSGPEFSFGMKHVVDKPSEIPAPGSYCPEKVRLDNSPQYSFGHRTAIEKPSDTPAPGTYCPEKVNLDKGPQFSLSGKNYVEKPDDKPAPGTYSPEKFVNDKSPQYSFGRRTSADRLSDTPAPGTYCPEKVNLYKGPQYSISGKNYVDKTDDRPAPGTYSPEKCYLDHSPQYSFGRRTSVEKLSDTPAPGTYSPEKVNLDKGPQYSISGKHHVDKPDDKPAPGTYSPELHDKGPQYSFGQRPSFDRVSDTPAPGAYCPEKVNLDKGPQFSISGKGLAEKPNDLPAPGAYCPEKCNLNKSPEYSFGLKVSHDKPSDTPAPGAYCPEKVNLDKGPQYSLSGKGPSEKPNDVPAPGTYCPEKVNLNHTPQYSFGVKHSTDKPSDTPAPGVYSPEKVNLNKGPQYSLSGKASPEKPNTNPAPGSYAPEKVNLHKGPEYTLSGRARYEKPSDTPAPDAYCPEKVNLDKGPKFSISGKHQSEKPTDSPAPGTYSPEKVNLDKGPQFSISGKAPSEKPNNNPGPAHYFPERIKNLEHIPHYSFGNRKPLHKINNFPAPGTYSPEKMNLDKSPQYTFGIKAQTEKPNDIPAPGTYCPEKVIIASSPQYSFGRRTSLDKTDNIPAPGTYSPEKVRLDKGPSYSLSSKHHPEKPNDVPAPGAYSPENVKLDNTPQYSFGLKVESLDRNNMPGPGQYCPEKAMSILQTAYSYSFGLKTSITDTENVPAPNVYNIPSSLGGTKESNIKTAPAFSISGRQKVFTDDRVLVPGPGSYESIKSDAVRSKSPAYSISARYQTPNDHSQIPGPGAHCPEKVVLDVPPAHTFGIRHSPYICNLKDAVY
- the LOC100680341 gene encoding mucin-1 isoform X2, which translates into the protein MGGLTQRPWTPTKRRGPIAAEFVTPGPACVTLPPLIGKTMTDSKKGRAPAFSFGSRHSNKNGSPGPGPGQYNISGLSAKGKDVAPALSLHGRTKSGKIETTPAPGDYDPQKAEKIISDNSPKFSFGIKTQIEKVNHTPAPGSYCPEKVRLDNSPQYSFGHRTAIEKPSDTPAPGTYCPEKVNLDKGPQFSLSGKNYVEKPDDKPAPGTYSPEKFVNDKSPQYSFGRRTSADRLSDTPAPGTYCPEKVNLYKGPQYSISGKNYVDKTDDRPAPGTYSPEKCYLDHSPQYSFGRRTSVEKLSDTPAPGTYSPEKVNLDKGPQYSISGKHHVDKPDDKPAPGTYSPELHDKGPQYSFGQRPSFDRVSDTPAPGAYCPEKVNLDKGPQFSISGKGLAEKPNDLPAPGAYCPEKCNLNKSPEYSFGLKVSHDKPSDTPAPGAYCPEKVNLDKGPQYSLSGKGPSEKPNDVPAPGTYCPEKVNLNHTPQYSFGVKHSTDKPSDTPAPGVYSPEKVNLNKGPQYSLSGKASPEKPNTNPAPGSYAPEKVNLHKGPEYTLSGRARYEKPSDTPAPDAYCPEKVNLDKGPKFSISGKHQSEKPTDSPAPGTYSPEKVNLDKGPQFSISGKAPSEKPNNNPGPAHYFPERIKNLEHIPHYSFGNRKPLHKINNFPAPGTYSPEKMNLDKSPQYTFGIKAQTEKPNDIPAPGTYCPEKVIIASSPQYSFGRRTSLDKTDNIPAPGTYSPEKVRLDKGPSYSLSSKHHPEKPNDVPAPGAYSPENVKLDNTPQYSFGLKVESLDRNNMPGPGQYCPEKAMSILQTAYSYSFGLKTSITDTENVPAPNVYNIPSSLGGTKESNIKTAPAFSISGRQKVFTDDRVLVPGPGSYESIKSDAVRSKSPAYSISARYQTPNDHSQIPGPGAHCPEKVVLDVPPAHTFGIRHSPYICNLKDAVY
- the LOC116416653 gene encoding N-acetylglucosamine-6-phosphate deacetylase, with translation MPEFTQSQLKQFYNCQILRHGKIIIEDLWVRDGKIIDPEKIFYDEKIEPTVKVNCNGAIISPGYIDVQINGGFGIDFSYNIDNVEEGINTVAKELLASGVTSFCPTLVTSPKETYHQVLPKIKKRNGGKHGATILGVHVEGPFISPLKKGAHPEHCIRKFENGFQSLLDMYGSLENICYVTLAPEIENSMEVIRQLRKNNIKISVGHSVCDLKQGEEAVKNGATFITHLFNAMLPFHHRDPGLVGLLASDQIPLGTSVHFGIIADGVHTHPAALRIAYRIHPKGLVLVTDAISALGLQEGIHQLGQFNIEVRNNKAYIAGTDTLCGSIADMSECVRFFQKATDCSIVEALEAATLHPAKALEIETVKGVLNFGADADFVLLDKNLQVLSTWIAGDCVYQNSKNVEKNNS
- the LOC100680341 gene encoding mucin-1 isoform X7; translation: MIKKRILAPGSYCPEKVRLDNSPQYSFGHRTAIEKPSDTPAPGTYCPEKVNLDKGPQFSLSGKNYVEKPDDKPAPGTYSPEKFVNDKSPQYSFGRRTSADRLSDTPAPGTYCPEKVNLYKGPQYSISGKNYVDKTDDRPAPGTYSPEKCYLDHSPQYSFGRRTSVEKLSDTPAPGTYSPEKVNLDKGPQYSISGKHHVDKPDDKPAPGTYSPELHDKGPQYSFGQRPSFDRVSDTPAPGAYCPEKVNLDKGPQFSISGKGLAEKPNDLPAPGAYCPEKCNLNKSPEYSFGLKVSHDKPSDTPAPGAYCPEKVNLDKGPQYSLSGKGPSEKPNDVPAPGTYCPEKVNLNHTPQYSFGVKHSTDKPSDTPAPGVYSPEKVNLNKGPQYSLSGKASPEKPNTNPAPGSYAPEKVNLHKGPEYTLSGRARYEKPSDTPAPDAYCPEKVNLDKGPKFSISGKHQSEKPTDSPAPGTYSPEKVNLDKGPQFSISGKAPSEKPNNNPGPAHYFPERIKNLEHIPHYSFGNRKPLHKINNFPAPGTYSPEKMNLDKSPQYTFGIKAQTEKPNDIPAPGTYCPEKVIIASSPQYSFGRRTSLDKTDNIPAPGTYSPEKVRLDKGPSYSLSSKHHPEKPNDVPAPGAYSPENVKLDNTPQYSFGLKVESLDRNNMPGPGQYCPEKAMSILQTAYSYSFGLKTSITDTENVPAPNVYNIPSSLGGTKESNIKTAPAFSISGRQKVFTDDRVLVPGPGSYESIKSDAVRSKSPAYSISARYQTPNDHSQIPGPGAHCPEKVVLDVPPAHTFGIRHSPYICNLKDAVY